The following proteins are co-located in the Sporolactobacillus pectinivorans genome:
- the spoIIIAD gene encoding stage III sporulation protein AD, whose amino-acid sequence MDILQIVGLGLAATFLALILREKNPVFALLLTVIVGTFIFIMLVDQIKLVMDMLKRMAETAHLNSVYVATVLKIIGIAYISEFGAQIAKDAGQSALAGKIELAGKIAILVMAIPILTAIVDTVMNLMPQVGGG is encoded by the coding sequence ATGGATATTTTGCAAATTGTCGGCCTTGGCCTGGCGGCGACCTTTCTGGCGCTTATTCTCAGAGAAAAGAATCCAGTATTTGCTCTCCTGCTGACTGTGATCGTCGGCACTTTTATCTTTATCATGCTTGTCGATCAGATCAAGCTGGTCATGGACATGCTGAAAAGAATGGCTGAAACCGCGCATTTGAACAGTGTGTATGTTGCGACTGTGCTTAAAATTATTGGTATTGCTTATATCTCTGAATTCGGTGCGCAGATTGCCAAAGATGCGGGTCAGAGTGCGCTTGCAGGGAAAATTGAACTTGCAGGGAAAATCGCCATTCTTGTGATGGCCATTCCGATACTGACTGCGATTGTTGATACAGTGATGAATCTGATGCCGCAAGTAGGAGGGGGGTAA
- the spoIIIAC gene encoding stage III sporulation protein AC, whose product MSLDVNTIFQIAGIGIIVAMIQTVLKQMGKDDWAQWVTLIGFVVILYMAATMIDDLFVKIKNVFLFM is encoded by the coding sequence ATGTCGCTGGACGTGAATACGATCTTTCAGATTGCGGGGATTGGCATCATTGTCGCGATGATCCAAACCGTACTTAAACAGATGGGAAAAGACGACTGGGCGCAATGGGTTACTCTGATTGGTTTTGTCGTCATTCTGTATATGGCCGCTACAATGATTGACGACCTATTTGTGAAAATAAAAAACGTTTTCTTGTTCATGTAA